A stretch of Henckelia pumila isolate YLH828 chromosome 4, ASM3356847v2, whole genome shotgun sequence DNA encodes these proteins:
- the LOC140864360 gene encoding uncharacterized protein isoform X2 → MGDSGSPYSKAELRELCDDYKDPKKYVCGGGCTFFHSGHLAYIRKKAETALNFYNKKKRSNFRLENVVKVNHFGISLFCLTFWAQRDENAERRLFRGVVWRGDVMLCEIKDGDDDISIPAGHVDDESRKHIRTEANDRLRKWVQEMPDVCSEDESEDDSEDEKYDPGVRDGGVDVAGSAAGSELLRVFVYWIDFLQHTSCYVGLTRV, encoded by the exons ATGGGAGATTCAGGGTCGCCATACTCAAAGGCAGAGCTACGCGAG CTATGTGATGATTATAAGGATCCAAAAAAATATGTATGCGGTGGAGGGTGTACATTTTTTCATTCCGGCCATTTAGCTTACATCAGGAAAAAGGCGGAAACAGCCTTAAACttctacaataaaaaaaaa CGAAGCAATTTCCGTCTCGAGAATGTTGTCAAGGTTAACCATTTCGGTATTTCGCTTTTCTGCTTGACATTTTGGGCGCAGAGGGATGAAAATGCTGAGCGGCGTCTTTTTCGAGGTGTTGTTTGGCGGGGTGATGTAATGCTATGTGAGATCAAG gatggCGATGATGATATTTCGATTCCAGCTGGCCACGTAGATGATGAAAGCCGTAAACATATAAGAACTGAGGCAAATGACCGCCTTCGGAAATG GGTTCAAGAGATGCCCGATGTTTGCTCTGAGGATGAATCCGAGGATGATTCGGAAGATGAGAAGTATGACCCAGGTGTTCGTGACGGTGGTGTAGATGTGGCTGGTTCTGCAGCGGGAAG TGAACTACTACGTGTGTTCGTGTATTGGATTGATTTTCTTCAGCACACTTCATGCTATGTGGGGTTAACACGTGTTTGA
- the LOC140864360 gene encoding uncharacterized protein isoform X1 codes for MGDSGSPYSKAELRELCDDYKDPKKYVCGGGCTFFHSGHLAYIRKKAETALNFYNKKKRSNFRLENVVKVNHFGISLFCLTFWAQRDENAERRLFRGVVWRGDVMLCEIKDGDDDISIPAGHVDDESRKHIRTEANDRLRKWVQEMPDVCSEDESEDDSEDEKYDPGVRDGGVDVAGSAAGRIRNIPDVLSKDDSEDEKYDSAVRHGGVDTIVQLVLQRGG; via the exons ATGGGAGATTCAGGGTCGCCATACTCAAAGGCAGAGCTACGCGAG CTATGTGATGATTATAAGGATCCAAAAAAATATGTATGCGGTGGAGGGTGTACATTTTTTCATTCCGGCCATTTAGCTTACATCAGGAAAAAGGCGGAAACAGCCTTAAACttctacaataaaaaaaaa CGAAGCAATTTCCGTCTCGAGAATGTTGTCAAGGTTAACCATTTCGGTATTTCGCTTTTCTGCTTGACATTTTGGGCGCAGAGGGATGAAAATGCTGAGCGGCGTCTTTTTCGAGGTGTTGTTTGGCGGGGTGATGTAATGCTATGTGAGATCAAG gatggCGATGATGATATTTCGATTCCAGCTGGCCACGTAGATGATGAAAGCCGTAAACATATAAGAACTGAGGCAAATGACCGCCTTCGGAAATG GGTTCAAGAGATGCCCGATGTTTGCTCTGAGGATGAATCCGAGGATGATTCGGAAGATGAGAAGTATGACCCAGGTGTTCGTGACGGTGGTGTAGATGTGGCTGGTTCTGCAGCGGGAAG GATTCGAAACATACCCGATGTTTTATCCAAAGATGATTCGGAAGATGAGAAGTATGACTCCGCCGTTCGTCATGGTGGTGTAGATACGATCGTACAACTGGTTCTACAGCGCGGAGGATGA